In Micromonospora ferruginea, the sequence GCCGCACCGGAGGTACGCACCGATGGAAACCGCGATGCCCGCCACCACCGTCCGTCCGGCCCGCCGCCGTGATCGGCTGCTCACCGTGCTCGCCGCCATCGCCGCGACGCTGCTGGGCTGGGCCGTCGCGGTGCCGCTCGCCGGGGTGGAGCTGACCGCCCGCAGCGGCGGTGGCGGCGAGCAGCGCGTCACCCCGGTGGCGGTGGCGGTGAGCACGCTGTTGGCCGGGCTGGCCGGCTGGGCGCTGCTGGCCGTGCTGGAGCGGTTCACCGGGCGGGCGGGGACGGTCTGGACCGTGGTCGCGGTGGTGGTGGCGCTGCTGTCGCTGCTCGGCCCGCTGACCGGGGGAGTGGGACGCGCGGCCACGGTGACGCTTGTGGCCCTGCACCTGCTCGCCGGTGCCGTGCTGGTGCCCGGCCTGCGGCGGACCGCGGTCCGCTGAGCGGCCGGGGTCGGGACCGCCGTCACGGGGGCGTGCGGTCCCGACCCGTCACTCCGTGTGGTTGCGGTGCGCGGCTTTGGAGACGCCCGCGCCTGCCTTTGCTCTGCAGCCATCGACGCAGCAGGTACGCAGAGTCACCGAATCCGGCAGTCGTTCACGGTGGCGCGACGGCTGTCGGTGCAGTTCGAGGCGGTGGTGCCTATATGGCTGCAGAGCAAAGGCGCGGGACGGCCGGTGCCCGTGCCGCGCCGTGTCATCACGTTCGGTAGCCACGCGCATGATTGCGCTCAGTGACGGTCGATGCTCGCCGTCCCCGCGTCAATCTCGGCCGCATAAAGGCTAGCCTCCTAGGACGCGCTGCCGGTCGTGCCATCACTCACCGGAACACGTCGGCGACCGGCTCGTCATCGCCGCCGGAAAAAGTTCCGAGCGGGATGTCGAGAACCGTGCGCCGGCTCCGTCCCCGGTTCGAACGCGGCCAGAATGGGTCGCATCCGCACCGAGGAGAAACACCATGGCGAAGTACCTGCTGCTGAAGCACTACCGCGGCGGCCCCACCCCGGTCACCGACATGCCGATGCTGGACCGGTGGACGCCGGAGGAGGTCTCGGCGCACGTGCAGTACATGCGCGACTTCGCGGCCCGGCTGGAGTCCACCGGTGAGTTCGTCGACTCGCAGGCACTCTCCCCGGAGGGCACGTTCGTCCGCTCCGACGGCGAGGGCCGCCCGCCGGTCACCGACGGCCCGTTCGCCGAGACCAAGGACCTCATCGCCGGGTGGATGGTGATCGACGTGGACAGCTACGAGCGCGCCCTCGACCTGGCCGCCGAGCTGTCGGCCGCGCCCGGGCAGGGCGGCGAGCCGATCCACGAGTGGCTGGAGCTGCGCCCGTTCCTGACCGCGCCGCCCACGATCACGGAGTGACCTGAACCGATGGACGAGGCGATGCTGCGCAGCCTCACGCCGGGCGTCCTCGGCGTCCTCGTCCGCCGCGGAGCCGACTTCGCGGCGGCCGAGGACGCCGTGCAGGACGCGCTGGTCGAGGCGCTCCGCGTCTGGCCGGACGACCCGCCGCGCGAGCCGAAGGCGTGGCTGGTCACCGTGGCCTGGCGCCGGTTCCTCGACGTGGCCCGCGCCGACGCCGCCCGGCGCCGGCGCGAGGACCTCGTCGACGAGGAGCCGGCGCCCGGGCCGGTGCCCGAGACCGACGACACGCTCCGGCTCTACTTCCTGTGCGCGCACCCGTCTTTGACCCCGTCGTCGGCGGTCGCGCTGACCCTGCGCGCCGTCGGCGGACTCACCACCCGCCAGATCGCCCGCGCCTACCTGGTGCCGGAGGCGACCATGGCGCAGCGGATCAGCCGGGCCAAGCGCACCGTGGCCGGCGTACGATTCGACCAGCCCGGCGACGTCGCCACCGTGCTGCGGGTGCTCTACCTGGTGTTCAACGAGGGCTACTCCGGCGACGTCGACCTCGCGGCCGAGGCGATCCGGCTCACCCGCCAACTCCGGGTCGCCGTCGACCATCCCGAGGTGTCCGGGCTGCTCGCCCTCATGCTGCTGCACCACGCCCGCCGGGCCAGCCGGACCGGCCCCGACGGCGCCCTGGTGCCACTGGCCGACCAGGACCGCCGCCGCTGGGACACCGGCCTGATCGCCGAGGGGGTGGAGATCCTGCAGACCGCCCTGTCGCGCGACCGGCTGGGCGAGTTCCAGGCCCAGGCCGCCGTCGCGGCCCTGCACGCCGACGCGCCCACCGCCGCGGCGACCGACTGGGTGCAGATCGTCGAGTGGTACGACGAACTGGTCCGCCTCACCGCCAGCCCGGTGGCGCGGCTCAACCGCGCGGTGGCGGTCGGCGAGGCGGACGGTCCCCGCGCCGGGCTCGCCGCGCTCGCACCGCTGGACGCGGACCTGCCCCGGTACGCGGCGGTGGCGGCGTACCTGCACGAGCGCGACGGTGACCGGTCGACGGCGGCCCGGCTCTACGCCGACGCGGCCCGCCGGGCGACCAACCTCGCCGAACGCGACCACCTGACCCGCCAGGCCGCCCGCCTGAACACCCGGTGACCCCCGGCCGGTGGCCGGCGGCGGTGGGCTCCGGTGGCGCGCCGGGTCGCACGCTAGCCTGCGGGCATGGATCTGGGGCAGGACGGCGAGCGGGTGGCCGTCTCCCTCGCGCACCGACTCGACCGGCTGACCTTCGAGGGTCTCGCCACCGACCAGGTGACCGCTCGGCTCGTCGACGCCGTGGCCGAGTGGGCGACCGGCGAGGGTTGGCGGGTCTACCGTCGGGCGGCGAGCGTGCTGCCGTTGCCGCCGCCGTTGGACGGGCGGCAGTCGGTGCTCGACATCGCCTGCGCCCGGCCGGACCGTCCGCCGGTCGTCGTCGAGGTCGACCACACCGATCGTCGACGGACCGTGGAGAAGCTGCTGGCCGAGGCCGGCGCCGGGCGGATACCGATCTGGCTGCGCTGGGGCGTACCCGGGTTCGCCGCACCGCCCGAGCCGATCCGGATGGTGACGTTCGAGGTGTCCCGCCGCAACGGTCCGGCCGGCCAGGGGCGGCGGTACTCGCGGCGACCGGCGGCGGACCTGCCGGCACCCGCGCACTCGGTCACGGCGGTCGGTCCGACCGTCCCGTTCACGTTGCCGATTCCCCTCCCCGGCGAGGCCGACTGAACGTCCCTGCCCCCGACGGTGCTGGTCCGGCGACGGTGCCGTCGATCCCCGAGGCGTCGGGCGGGGCCCTCGGTAAACCGCTCGGCGGGCGGCGCTGTCGCTGGTAGCTTGCCTCGTCGTGACGGGGGAACGGCTCGGCGGGCGCTTCGCCCTGCTGTGGAGCGCGAGCACGCTGTCCGCACTCGGCAGCGGCACCGCCACCGTGGCCGCACCGCTGTACGTGGCGTCGCGTACCGACGATCCGCTCGTCGTCTCCGCCGGCGCGGCGGTCTCCTGGCTGCCGTGGCTGCTGTTCGCGTTGCCCGGCGGTGTGCTGGCCGACCGGGTGGACAGGCGTCGGCTGATGGTGCTCATCGACTGGGTGCGGGTCGTGGCGCTTGTCGTGCTGGCCGCCGCGATGGTCACCGAGCGGGCCGGGGTGGCGCTGCTCTACGTGGTGCTGTTCGTGGTCAACACCGGCGAGGTGGTGTTCCGCGTCGCCGCCCAGGCGGTGCTGCCGGCCGTGGTGCCGCGCTCCCGGCTGGAACGGGCCAACGGCTGGCTCGGCGGCGGCACCCAGGTGACGCAGAACATGATCGCCGGTCCGCTCGGCGGGTTCCTGTTCGTGCTCGCGGCGGCGGCGCCGTTCGCGCTCAACGCCGGCACGTACGCGCTCAGCGCCGTGCTGGTCGGCCTGCTCGCCGGCACGTACCGGGGCGGCCCGGCGCCGGACGGCCGGGGCTCGGCGCGGGCGGAGATCGCCGAGGGCTTCCGGTGGCTGCTGTCGCAGCGGCTGCTGCGCACCATGGCGGCGCTGATCGGGCTGCTCAACGTCACGCTGACCGCGGCGATCGCGGTGCTGGTGCTGCTCGCGACCGAGCGCCTGGGCCTCGGTTCGGTCGGCTACGGGGCGTTGTTCACCTGCATGGCGGTGGGTGGCCTGCTCGGGTCGGTGCTCGGCGACCGGCTGATCGCCGCCGTCACCGCCACCTGGACGGTCCGGGTGGGTCTGCTGGTCGAGGCCGGCCTGCACCTGGCGCTGGCCGCCTCGCGCAGCGCGGTGGTGGTCGGCGTCGCGCTGTTCGCGTTCGGGGTGCACAGCGCACTGTGGAACATCGTGGCCAACTCGCTGCGCCAGCGGCTCACCCCGCCGGCGATGATGGGTCGGGTGGGCAGCACCACGCTGTTCGTCGCGGCCGGCGGCAACTGTGTCGGGGCGCTGCTCGGCGGGGTGGTCGCCGCCCGGTTCGGCATCACCGCCCCGTACTGGGTGGGCTTCGCGGTGGCGGTCGGGGTGATCGCCGCGACCTGGCGGGTCTTCGACCGGGCCACGGTGGCCGCCGCGTACGCCGAGCCGACCGCCGCGGACACCCGCGAGCCGGTGACCGGCTGAACCGCTCCCGCTCGGCGGTGTTAGGCGGGGGCCCCTCCTATACCGGAGGCGTTAAGCGGGGGCCCCGCCTTACACCGGGGGCACCGGGAGGGTGACGCCCTGCGCGGCCGATGAGTGGGCCAGCTCGATCAGCTCCACCACGGCGACCGCCTCGGCCGGGTCGACGGGCATCGGCGTGCCGTCGCGCAGCGCCGCCGCCACCCGGGCGTAGAAGTCCGGGTAGCAGCCCGCCTCGGTGGGCACGGCGCGCAGGTCGTCGTCGGCGCCGAGTCGCCCGTACCGGTCCGGGCCGACCTCGCCCCAGCCGGGTTCGCCGGGCCGGCGGCCGGCGCGCAGCGCCGCCTCCTGCGGGTCGAGGCCCCAACTGGTGTACGCGGCCCGGTCGCCGAGCACCCGGAAGCGCGGGCCGAGCTGCGCGGTGACCGCGCCCATCCACAGGTGCGAGCGCACGCCGCAGGTGTGGGTGAGCGCGACGAACGCGTCGTCGTCCACCTCCGCGCCGGGGCGTCGCCGGTCCACCTCGGCGTAGACGTGTTCCACCGGCCCGAACAGGTGCACCGCCTGGTCGACCAGGTGGGCGCCGAGGTCGAACAGCGCGCCGCCGGCCTCGCCGGGGGCGGCGCTCTCCCGCCAACCGGGTTTGACCGCCGGGCGCCACCGCTCGAACCGTGACTCGAACCGGGTGACCCGGCCCAGGTCACCGGCCTCGACGAGCCGCCGCACGGTGCGGTAGTCGCCGTCCCAGCGCCGGTTCTGGAACACGGTCAGCGGCACCCCGGCGGCGGCTGCCTCGGCGACCAGCGCCCGGCCCTGCGCGGCGTCCGGCGCGACCGGCTTGTCCACCACCACCGGCAGCCCGGCGGCGACCGCCGCGCGGGCCAGCGGCACGTGCTGCCGGTTGGGCGCGGCCACCACCACCAGGTCGAGCGCGTCGGCGTCGGCCCAGAGCCGCGCGGCGTCGTCGACCACCCGGGCGTCGGGGTGCGCGGCGGTGGCCTGCGCGCGGCGCCCGGCGTCACGGGTCACCACGGCGTCCAGCCGCAGCCCGTCGGTGGCGGCGATCAGCGGGGCGTGGAAGAACCGCCCGGCCGTCCCGTACCCCAGCAGTCCCACCCGCAGCGGCTCGCCCGTCATGCCGCCGAATCTACGGGGCGCACCGGCGCGGGGCGGTGGGGTCCCCGGCGGCGCGCCCCGCCGGTGTGACAGCGTGGCCGGATGCCCGACTCCTCCCCGGTCGACGTCGACCTCGCGCTGGTCGGTGGCGGCGGCGCCGCCTCGCTGGTCCTGGCCGCCCTGGACCGGCACCGGGTGACCGGCGTGCGGGTGGCCGTGGTGGATCCGGTGCACAAGCGCGGCCAGGACCGCACCTGGGCGTTCTGGGGCACGCCCGGCGGCGACCTGGAGCCGCTGTTGAGCGCGAGCTGGTCGCGGGTCGAGGTGGTGACGGCGGCGGGCCGCCGCGTCCTGCCGCTGGACCCGCTGCGGTACGCCATGGTGCGCTCCGCCCCGGTCTACGACCGGGCTGCCGAGGCCGAGCGGCGGTTGGACGCGGTGCGGATCGGCGCGCCGGCGGGGGAGTTGCGCGACGACGGTGACCGGGTGACCGTGTGCGATCCGGAGGGCCGGGCGTTGGTGCGGGCCGGCTGGGTGCTCGACTCACGTCCCCGCGAGCCGGCGCGGCCCGGGCGGACCAGTTGGTTGCAGCACTTCCGGGGGTGGTGGCTGGCGGCCGACGAGCCGACGTTCGACCCCGACCGGGCGGTGCTGATGGACTTCCGCACCCCGCAGCCGGCGCGCGGGGTGTCGTTCGGGTACGTGCTGCCGGTCGACGACCGCTTCGCGCTGGTGGAGTACACCGAGTTCGGCCCGACGCTGCTGGACGACGCCGGCTACGACGCGGCGTTGCGCGGCTACGCCGACCTGCTGGGGTTGGACCTGGCCGCGTTGCGGGTGCGGGAGGTGGAGAACGGGGTGATCCCGATGACCGACGGCCCGTTCGTGGCCCGCCCGAGCCCCCGGGTGGTGCGGCTGGGCACCGCCGGCGGGGCGACCCGGCCGTCCACCGGGTTCACCTTCTCCGCCATGCTCCGCCAGGCCGACCAGGTGGCCCGGGCGGTCGCGGCGGGCCGGCCGCCGGTGCCCGCGCCCGCCTATCCGGGCCGGCACCGGTGGATGGACGCGGTGGCGTTGCGCGCCCTGGACCGGGGGCACGTGGACGGGGTGGGGTTCTTCGAGCGGCTGTTCGACCGCAACCCGCCGGAGCGGGTGCTGCGTTTCCTCGACGGGGTGACCACGCCGGCCGAGGACCTGGCGGTGATGCGGTCCAGCCCGCTGCTGCCGATGACCGGTGCGGTGCTCGGCGACGCCGCCGGCCGGCTACGCGCCCGGCTGCCCGGCTAGCGCCTCGGCGACCCGGTCGCGCACCAGCACGCGCAGCCGTTCCATCGGGT encodes:
- a CDS encoding RNA polymerase sigma factor, yielding MDEAMLRSLTPGVLGVLVRRGADFAAAEDAVQDALVEALRVWPDDPPREPKAWLVTVAWRRFLDVARADAARRRREDLVDEEPAPGPVPETDDTLRLYFLCAHPSLTPSSAVALTLRAVGGLTTRQIARAYLVPEATMAQRISRAKRTVAGVRFDQPGDVATVLRVLYLVFNEGYSGDVDLAAEAIRLTRQLRVAVDHPEVSGLLALMLLHHARRASRTGPDGALVPLADQDRRRWDTGLIAEGVEILQTALSRDRLGEFQAQAAVAALHADAPTAAATDWVQIVEWYDELVRLTASPVARLNRAVAVGEADGPRAGLAALAPLDADLPRYAAVAAYLHERDGDRSTAARLYADAARRATNLAERDHLTRQAARLNTR
- a CDS encoding YciI family protein is translated as MAKYLLLKHYRGGPTPVTDMPMLDRWTPEEVSAHVQYMRDFAARLESTGEFVDSQALSPEGTFVRSDGEGRPPVTDGPFAETKDLIAGWMVIDVDSYERALDLAAELSAAPGQGGEPIHEWLELRPFLTAPPTITE
- a CDS encoding Gfo/Idh/MocA family oxidoreductase, encoding MTGEPLRVGLLGYGTAGRFFHAPLIAATDGLRLDAVVTRDAGRRAQATAAHPDARVVDDAARLWADADALDLVVVAAPNRQHVPLARAAVAAGLPVVVDKPVAPDAAQGRALVAEAAAAGVPLTVFQNRRWDGDYRTVRRLVEAGDLGRVTRFESRFERWRPAVKPGWRESAAPGEAGGALFDLGAHLVDQAVHLFGPVEHVYAEVDRRRPGAEVDDDAFVALTHTCGVRSHLWMGAVTAQLGPRFRVLGDRAAYTSWGLDPQEAALRAGRRPGEPGWGEVGPDRYGRLGADDDLRAVPTEAGCYPDFYARVAAALRDGTPMPVDPAEAVAVVELIELAHSSAAQGVTLPVPPV
- a CDS encoding DUF6069 family protein; this translates as MPATTVRPARRRDRLLTVLAAIAATLLGWAVAVPLAGVELTARSGGGGEQRVTPVAVAVSTLLAGLAGWALLAVLERFTGRAGTVWTVVAVVVALLSLLGPLTGGVGRAATVTLVALHLLAGAVLVPGLRRTAVR
- a CDS encoding MFS transporter yields the protein MTGERLGGRFALLWSASTLSALGSGTATVAAPLYVASRTDDPLVVSAGAAVSWLPWLLFALPGGVLADRVDRRRLMVLIDWVRVVALVVLAAAMVTERAGVALLYVVLFVVNTGEVVFRVAAQAVLPAVVPRSRLERANGWLGGGTQVTQNMIAGPLGGFLFVLAAAAPFALNAGTYALSAVLVGLLAGTYRGGPAPDGRGSARAEIAEGFRWLLSQRLLRTMAALIGLLNVTLTAAIAVLVLLATERLGLGSVGYGALFTCMAVGGLLGSVLGDRLIAAVTATWTVRVGLLVEAGLHLALAASRSAVVVGVALFAFGVHSALWNIVANSLRQRLTPPAMMGRVGSTTLFVAAGGNCVGALLGGVVAARFGITAPYWVGFAVAVGVIAATWRVFDRATVAAAYAEPTAADTREPVTG
- a CDS encoding lycopene cyclase family protein, whose product is MPDSSPVDVDLALVGGGGAASLVLAALDRHRVTGVRVAVVDPVHKRGQDRTWAFWGTPGGDLEPLLSASWSRVEVVTAAGRRVLPLDPLRYAMVRSAPVYDRAAEAERRLDAVRIGAPAGELRDDGDRVTVCDPEGRALVRAGWVLDSRPREPARPGRTSWLQHFRGWWLAADEPTFDPDRAVLMDFRTPQPARGVSFGYVLPVDDRFALVEYTEFGPTLLDDAGYDAALRGYADLLGLDLAALRVREVENGVIPMTDGPFVARPSPRVVRLGTAGGATRPSTGFTFSAMLRQADQVARAVAAGRPPVPAPAYPGRHRWMDAVALRALDRGHVDGVGFFERLFDRNPPERVLRFLDGVTTPAEDLAVMRSSPLLPMTGAVLGDAAGRLRARLPG